One Chitinophagaceae bacterium C216 genomic window carries:
- the argC gene encoding N-acetyl-gamma-glutamyl-phosphate reductase has product MINVGIIGGAGYTGGELIRLLINHPEVDIKFIHSRSNADKYIHEVHKDLIGDTDLKFTNQLSQDIDCLFLCLGHGESTKFLHENDVAPHIKIIDLANDFRLKKDRVQATLNRTFIYGLPELNKEEITKASNIANPGCFATTIQLGLLPLAKEGLLKDIYTTGITGSTGAGQALSATSHFSWRANNIQAYKTLTHQHLGEIGESLSQLQPNTDFDLSFVPWRGDFTRGIFVSSTITTDLSLEELFPLYESFYESHPFTQISRTPIFLKQVVNTNKAIIHLEKAGNKLVVHSALDNLLKGASGQAVHNMNLLFGLEETTGLRLKPAAF; this is encoded by the coding sequence ATGATTAACGTCGGAATAATTGGTGGCGCTGGATATACTGGAGGCGAATTGATAAGACTGCTTATCAATCACCCCGAAGTGGATATTAAATTTATCCATAGTCGTAGTAATGCCGATAAGTACATTCATGAAGTGCATAAAGATTTAATAGGAGATACCGATTTAAAGTTTACAAATCAGCTTTCGCAGGACATTGATTGTTTGTTTCTATGTTTAGGACACGGTGAGTCCACTAAGTTTTTGCATGAAAACGATGTGGCCCCGCACATAAAGATTATCGACCTAGCCAATGATTTTCGTTTGAAGAAAGATCGGGTACAAGCGACACTGAACCGCACTTTCATTTACGGGTTGCCCGAGCTGAACAAAGAAGAAATTACTAAGGCATCCAATATCGCCAATCCGGGTTGTTTTGCCACAACCATTCAATTAGGATTGTTGCCTCTGGCTAAAGAAGGCTTATTGAAGGATATCTATACCACAGGTATTACCGGCAGCACAGGTGCCGGTCAAGCACTTTCAGCTACCTCACATTTTAGCTGGCGGGCTAATAATATTCAGGCATATAAAACGCTTACTCATCAGCATCTGGGAGAAATAGGAGAATCGCTGAGTCAACTGCAACCTAATACCGATTTTGATTTAAGCTTTGTTCCTTGGCGTGGCGATTTTACACGGGGTATTTTTGTGAGCTCTACGATTACCACCGATCTTTCGTTGGAGGAGTTATTCCCTTTGTATGAAAGTTTTTATGAAAGCCATCCTTTTACACAGATTAGCCGCACACCTATATTTTTAAAGCAGGTAGTAAATACAAATAAAGCTATAATTCACCTAGAAAAAGCTGGGAATAAACTTGTGGTGCACTCTGCACTGGATAATCTTTTAAAAGGCGCCAGCGGTCAGGCTGTGCATAATATGAATCTATTGTTTGGCCTTGAAGAAACGACAGGTTTGAGATTGAAGCCTGCAGCTTTCTAA
- the salL gene encoding Adenosyl-chloride synthase produces the protein MNFVTLTSDIGNNDYLIGAIKAQLLQANPDLLLIDISHNIAPFNYPQASYVCRGAFKNFPEYTYHIILINLFDKKPQNLLLAFHKNQYIFCADNGLLNMILEERPDIVMGIPLEKTATKNTLYCTEVIANTIRRLSNGEPIQKIGIPDVSFIEKNPLMPIQTNNYIEGQIIFIDNFENVVVNITKKQFEEQRQGRAFKIVFLRDEVINKISESYADVPEGEKLALFNSADYLEIAINKGNAAGLFGLKGYSEKAHNSAVIMQHQLLYQTVKVYFE, from the coding sequence ATGAACTTTGTAACACTTACATCCGATATTGGGAACAACGATTATCTTATCGGGGCGATAAAGGCCCAGTTATTGCAAGCCAATCCTGACCTTTTACTGATAGACATTTCGCATAACATTGCACCGTTCAACTATCCGCAGGCGTCTTATGTATGCCGTGGAGCCTTTAAAAATTTTCCGGAGTACACGTATCATATTATACTGATTAATCTCTTCGACAAGAAACCGCAGAACCTGTTGCTGGCTTTTCATAAAAATCAATACATCTTCTGTGCCGACAACGGACTGCTCAATATGATTCTAGAAGAACGGCCAGATATCGTAATGGGTATTCCTCTGGAAAAAACGGCTACTAAAAATACATTGTATTGCACCGAAGTAATAGCCAACACCATACGCCGTTTATCCAACGGAGAACCTATACAAAAAATTGGCATTCCGGATGTAAGCTTTATTGAAAAGAATCCGCTAATGCCTATTCAAACCAATAACTACATAGAAGGGCAAATTATCTTTATTGATAATTTTGAAAATGTGGTGGTCAACATCACCAAAAAACAATTTGAAGAACAAAGACAGGGACGTGCTTTTAAGATTGTGTTCTTACGAGATGAGGTAATCAATAAGATCAGTGAGTCTTACGCCGACGTACCCGAAGGTGAAAAATTAGCGCTTTTCAACAGCGCCGATTATCTAGAAATAGCCATCAATAAGGGAAATGCCGCAGGGTTATTCGGTTTAAAAGGCTATTCCGAAAAAGCCCACAATTCTGCAGTAATCATGCAGCATCAATTACTGTATCAAACAGTAAAAGTATACTTCGAATAA
- a CDS encoding putative oxidoreductase, whose product MNHYYKDKVVVVTGGTDGIGRALVSKLLHLGAKVATCGRKHDKLYELQAQHPSLPLHTLVADVSNEADCKRFIESTLQAFGKIDILINNAGISMRALFKDLEVSVIKKVMDINFYGAVHCTKFALPALISSKGTIVGVSSIAGYRGLPGRTGYSASKFALQGFLECLRTELMDDEVHVMWVCPGFTSSKIRDHALNDKGEQQKENPMDENKMMSAEECADHLLKAIMKKKRTLVLTMTGKETVLLNKFFPKLADKLVHKFYFKNKELVK is encoded by the coding sequence ATGAACCATTACTATAAAGATAAAGTTGTTGTGGTTACCGGCGGAACCGATGGCATCGGTCGTGCGCTAGTGAGCAAATTATTACATTTAGGTGCCAAAGTAGCCACCTGCGGACGTAAGCATGATAAACTCTATGAGTTACAAGCACAACACCCCTCATTACCATTACATACACTGGTTGCTGATGTAAGCAATGAAGCCGATTGTAAAAGGTTCATAGAATCGACCTTACAAGCTTTTGGGAAAATCGATATCCTTATCAACAACGCGGGCATCAGCATGAGGGCTTTATTTAAAGACCTAGAAGTGTCGGTGATTAAAAAAGTAATGGATATCAATTTTTATGGAGCAGTACATTGTACCAAATTCGCGCTGCCTGCTCTAATCAGTTCCAAAGGTACTATTGTAGGCGTATCGTCTATAGCAGGCTACCGTGGACTTCCGGGCCGCACAGGCTATTCTGCTAGCAAATTTGCCCTACAGGGCTTTCTGGAATGTCTCAGAACCGAACTGATGGACGACGAAGTGCATGTAATGTGGGTTTGCCCCGGATTTACTTCATCCAAAATCAGGGATCACGCACTTAACGATAAAGGTGAGCAACAAAAAGAAAATCCCATGGACGAAAATAAAATGATGAGCGCTGAGGAATGTGCAGATCATCTGCTCAAAGCTATCATGAAGAAAAAGCGCACGCTAGTACTAACAATGACCGGTAAAGAAACCGTGCTGCTGAACAAATTCTTCCCCAAACTGGCAGATAAGCTGGTACATAAATTTTACTTCAAGAATAAAGAACTGGTGAAATAA